A genomic region of Zalophus californianus isolate mZalCal1 chromosome 1, mZalCal1.pri.v2, whole genome shotgun sequence contains the following coding sequences:
- the LOC113918112 gene encoding 10 kDa heat shock protein, mitochondrial, whose product MAGQAFRKFLPLFDRVLVERSAAETVTKGGIMLPEKSQGKVLQATVVAVGSGSKGKGGEIQPVSVKVGDKVLLPEYGGTKVVLDDKDYFLFRDGDILGKYVD is encoded by the coding sequence ATGGCAGGGCAGGCGTTTAGAAAGTTTCTTCCCCTCTTTGACCGAGTTTTAGTTGAAAGGAGCGCAGCTGAAACTGTAACCAAAGGAGGTATTAtgcttccagaaaaatctcaaggaaaagtGTTGCAAGCAACAGTAGTAGCTGTTGGATCGGGCTCTAAAGGAAAGGGTGGAGAGATTCAACCAGTTAGTGTGAAAGTTGGAGATAAAGTTCTTCTCCCAGAATATGGAGGCACCAAAGTAGTTCTAGATGACaaggattatttcttatttagagaTGGTGACATTCTCGGAAAGTATGTGGActga